From the genome of Phreatobacter cathodiphilus, one region includes:
- a CDS encoding cobyric acid synthase — translation MIQGTGSDVGKSLLVAGLARLFAKRGLTVRPFKPQNMSNNAAVTADGGEIGRAQALQARAAFVAPSVHMNPVLLKPQSETGAQVVVQGRRIGNAGARAFQDWKPRLMEAVLESFGRLSAEADLVLVEGAGSASEINLRAGDIANMGFARATGTPVVLVGDIERGGVIASLVGTKTVIDPADAAMIRGFIVNRFRGDPSLFADGMTAIAARTGWAPIGLVPYCAEAARLPAEDIMGLKAGLAAGEAGRTVIAVPVMPRIANFDDLDPLKAEPGVEVRLVEAGTPLPAEATLILLPGSKATIDDLAFLRAEGWDVDIAAHVRRGGRVLGICGGYQILGRTIADPEGIEGAPRSVPGLGLLDVETVLTADKRLVPVTGAAGGISFAGYEMHVGVTRGPATERPFATLAGGRADGAVSPDGRIAGTYVHGLFGADGMRRAFIESLGGAPSDLAYEAMVEHVLDGLAAHLKRHLDIDRLWEIAGGVRG, via the coding sequence ATGATCCAGGGCACGGGCTCGGACGTCGGCAAGTCGCTGCTGGTGGCCGGCCTCGCCCGGCTCTTCGCCAAGCGCGGCCTGACGGTGAGGCCCTTCAAGCCGCAGAACATGTCGAACAATGCCGCCGTCACCGCCGATGGCGGCGAGATCGGACGGGCCCAGGCGCTGCAGGCCCGCGCCGCCTTCGTCGCCCCCTCCGTCCACATGAACCCGGTGCTGCTCAAGCCCCAGAGCGAAACCGGCGCGCAGGTCGTCGTCCAGGGCCGGCGCATCGGCAATGCCGGCGCCCGCGCCTTCCAGGACTGGAAGCCGCGGCTGATGGAGGCGGTGCTGGAGTCCTTCGGCCGCCTGTCGGCGGAAGCCGACCTCGTCCTGGTGGAGGGCGCCGGCTCCGCCTCGGAGATCAACCTGCGGGCCGGCGACATCGCCAATATGGGCTTCGCCCGCGCCACGGGGACGCCGGTGGTCCTCGTCGGCGACATCGAGCGCGGAGGCGTCATCGCCAGCCTCGTCGGAACGAAGACCGTGATCGACCCGGCCGATGCCGCCATGATCAGGGGCTTCATCGTCAACCGCTTCCGCGGCGACCCGAGCCTCTTCGCCGACGGCATGACCGCCATCGCCGCGCGCACCGGCTGGGCGCCGATCGGGCTCGTCCCGTACTGCGCCGAGGCGGCGCGCCTGCCGGCCGAGGACATCATGGGCCTGAAGGCCGGTCTCGCCGCAGGCGAGGCCGGGCGCACCGTCATCGCCGTGCCGGTCATGCCGCGCATCGCCAATTTCGACGATCTCGACCCGCTGAAGGCCGAGCCGGGGGTCGAGGTGAGGCTGGTGGAGGCGGGCACGCCCCTGCCGGCCGAGGCCACGCTGATCCTCCTCCCCGGCTCCAAGGCGACCATCGACGATCTCGCCTTCCTGCGCGCGGAAGGCTGGGACGTCGACATCGCCGCCCATGTGCGGCGCGGCGGCCGAGTGCTCGGCATCTGCGGCGGCTACCAGATACTCGGCCGCACCATCGCCGACCCCGAGGGCATCGAGGGCGCCCCGCGCAGCGTTCCCGGTCTCGGCCTCCTCGACGTCGAGACGGTTCTGACCGCGGACAAGCGCCTCGTGCCGGTCACCGGTGCGGCGGGAGGCATCTCCTTTGCCGGCTATGAGATGCATGTCGGGGTGACGCGGGGCCCGGCGACGGAACGCCCCTTCGCGACCCTCGCGGGCGGCCGCGCCGACGGCGCCGTCTCGCCCGACGGCCGTATCGCCGGCACCTATGTCCACGGCCTCTTCGGTGCGGACGGCATGCGCCGCGCCTTCATCGAGAGCCTCGGCGGCGCGCCGTCCGACCTCGCTTACGAGGCCATGGTCGAACACGTCCTCGACGGCCTGGCCGCCCATCTGAAGCGCCATCTCGACATCGATCGATTGTGGGAGATCGCCGGCGGCGTCAGAGGCTGA
- the cbiB gene encoding adenosylcobinamide-phosphate synthase CbiB has product MSPVSPLAVLALALVVEAAAGYPQGLFRLIGHPVTWIGRLIGTLDRRMNREDRPAPARRRAGVAALAILLAVTGGAALAAESVLEPLGLIGGFLLAVLASTLLAQRSLHDHVAAVAEALETGGLEAGRRAVSMIVGRDPDRLDEAGVSRAAIESLAENFSDGVTAPAFWLGLLGLPGIVLYKAINTADSMIGHRNPRHEAFGWAAARLDDLVNLPASRLSAGLIIAAAALDGPEPARRAWRCVRRDARRHRSPNSGWPEAAMAGALGLRLAGPRVYGTVLVADAFMGEGRIEAHAGDIRAALRLYRRALAIGWGIVAVLVLLALSL; this is encoded by the coding sequence ATGTCGCCCGTCTCGCCTCTCGCCGTCCTCGCCCTGGCCCTCGTCGTCGAGGCCGCCGCCGGCTATCCGCAGGGCCTGTTCCGCCTGATCGGGCATCCGGTCACCTGGATCGGCCGCCTTATAGGCACACTCGACCGCAGGATGAACAGGGAGGATCGCCCCGCCCCGGCCCGCCGCCGTGCCGGCGTGGCGGCACTCGCGATCCTCCTCGCGGTGACCGGCGGCGCCGCGCTCGCCGCCGAGAGCGTGCTGGAACCCCTGGGCCTGATCGGCGGCTTCCTGCTCGCGGTCCTCGCCTCCACCCTCCTCGCCCAGCGCAGCCTCCATGATCACGTGGCGGCGGTGGCGGAGGCGCTGGAGACCGGCGGGCTGGAGGCGGGCCGGCGGGCGGTGTCGATGATCGTCGGCCGCGACCCCGATCGGCTCGACGAGGCCGGCGTGTCGCGCGCCGCCATCGAGAGCCTCGCCGAGAACTTCTCTGACGGCGTCACCGCGCCGGCTTTCTGGCTCGGCCTCCTCGGCCTGCCCGGGATCGTGCTCTACAAGGCGATCAACACCGCCGATTCCATGATCGGCCACCGCAATCCGCGCCACGAGGCCTTCGGCTGGGCGGCGGCGCGGCTCGACGACCTCGTCAACCTGCCGGCCTCCCGCCTCTCCGCGGGCCTGATCATCGCCGCCGCCGCGCTCGACGGTCCGGAGCCGGCGCGCCGAGCCTGGCGATGCGTCCGGCGCGATGCGCGGCGCCACCGTTCGCCCAATTCCGGCTGGCCGGAGGCGGCCATGGCGGGCGCGCTCGGCCTCAGGCTCGCCGGGCCGCGGGTTTACGGCACGGTGCTGGTGGCGGATGCCTTCATGGGCGAGGGGCGGATCGAGGCCCATGCCGGCGATATCCGCGCGGCGCTCAGGCTCTACCGCCGGGCGCTCGCCATCGGCTGGGGGATCGTCGCGGTGCTGGTCCTGCTGGCACTCAGCCTCTGA
- the cobD gene encoding threonine-phosphate decarboxylase CobD, producing MNEPESLWHGGDLGEARRLFPGAPEPFIDLSTGINPVPYPLPALPSSLWQRLPAAEDEAALLAAARGAYGVPAHAGIVAAPGTQILIDLLPRLMPRGTTAVLGPTYGEHAAAWARAGHGVREVATPEEAAGADVLVVVNPNNPDGRILPREALAALASGGGLLVVDEAFADFTPAVSLTPALPPATLVLRSFGKTYGLAGLRLGFAVGDPALIARLSQALGRWPVAGPALAVGTKALTDEAWFAAASLDRAADAARLDAMLGRIGTIVGGTALYRLVETDEAPAWFARLGAAGIYVRRFAGRPHLLRFGLPGDDAAWSRLAAVLTKG from the coding sequence ATGAACGAGCCGGAATCCCTGTGGCACGGCGGCGATCTCGGCGAGGCCCGGCGCCTGTTTCCAGGCGCGCCCGAACCCTTCATCGACCTCTCGACCGGGATCAATCCGGTTCCCTACCCGCTTCCCGCCCTGCCTTCCAGCCTCTGGCAGCGCCTGCCCGCCGCCGAGGACGAGGCGGCCCTGCTCGCGGCGGCGCGCGGTGCCTATGGCGTGCCGGCCCATGCCGGCATCGTCGCCGCACCGGGAACACAGATCCTGATCGATCTGCTGCCGCGCCTGATGCCCCGCGGCACGACGGCGGTGCTCGGGCCGACCTATGGCGAACATGCCGCCGCCTGGGCCCGCGCCGGCCACGGGGTGCGGGAGGTCGCGACACCTGAAGAGGCGGCCGGCGCCGACGTCCTCGTCGTGGTCAATCCCAACAATCCCGACGGCCGCATCCTGCCGCGGGAGGCGCTCGCCGCCCTCGCCTCGGGCGGCGGTCTGCTCGTGGTGGACGAGGCCTTCGCCGACTTCACCCCGGCCGTCAGCCTGACACCCGCCCTGCCGCCCGCCACCCTTGTGCTGCGCTCCTTCGGCAAGACCTATGGCCTCGCCGGGCTCAGGCTCGGCTTCGCCGTGGGCGATCCAGCCCTCATCGCCCGCCTGTCGCAGGCGCTCGGCCGCTGGCCGGTGGCCGGCCCCGCCCTCGCGGTGGGGACGAAGGCCCTCACCGACGAGGCATGGTTCGCCGCCGCGTCGCTGGACCGGGCCGCCGATGCCGCCCGCCTCGACGCCATGCTCGGGCGGATCGGCACGATCGTCGGGGGCACCGCGCTCTACCGGCTGGTCGAAACCGACGAGGCGCCCGCCTGGTTCGCCCGCCTCGGCGCGGCCGGCATCTATGTCCGCCGCTTCGCGGGGAGGCCGCATCTCCTGCGCTTCGGGCTGCCCGGCGACGACGCGGCATGGAGCCGCCTCGCTGCGGTCCTCACCAAGGGCTGA
- a CDS encoding nuclear transport factor 2 family protein, with protein sequence MSDLESRIRRLEDIEAIRHLKARYAEYADEKYTDDHLRKPQEELDRIGRLQAGLFTEDAVWDGGEHFGTYRGREAIFGFVRKGGWSFAMHYFLNPKIDIHGDRATARWMLWQACTLTAGDTPCWMAGIEDDEYERTSEGWLMSRMTFRLKFQTRFDIPWTEVRNLPFHLQDHQAR encoded by the coding sequence ATGAGCGATCTCGAAAGCCGTATCCGGCGCCTCGAGGACATCGAGGCCATCCGCCACCTGAAGGCGCGCTACGCTGAATATGCCGACGAGAAATACACCGACGACCACCTGCGCAAGCCGCAGGAGGAGCTCGACCGCATCGGCCGGCTGCAGGCCGGCCTCTTCACCGAGGATGCCGTCTGGGACGGCGGCGAGCACTTCGGCACCTACCGGGGCCGCGAGGCCATCTTCGGCTTCGTCCGCAAGGGCGGCTGGAGCTTCGCCATGCACTATTTCCTCAATCCGAAGATCGACATCCACGGCGATCGCGCCACGGCCCGCTGGATGCTGTGGCAGGCCTGCACCCTCACTGCCGGCGACACGCCCTGCTGGATGGCGGGCATCGAGGACGACGAATACGAGCGCACGTCCGAGGGCTGGTTGATGAGCCGCATGACCTTCCGCCTGAAGTTCCAGACGCGCTTCGACATCCCCTGGACCGAGGTGCGCAACCTGCCCTTCCACCTGCAGGACCATCAGGCACGATGA
- a CDS encoding aldose 1-epimerase family protein, translating into MITLVRDGQRAVVSPLGAELKAWSVDGNELLWPGDAAWWSASAPVLFPIVGWARDGMIRVDGVARPMGVHGFAAASRFRQVAGDGAASTLELGADDATFAIYPFPFRLSVTHALTDAGLVTELAVANEGDRPMPYALGLHPGFRWPLSGNRRAGHAVIFAEPEEPSVPVIAPGGLFSPERRPVPLDGRGLALTDALFAAEALCFLGARSTSWTLEAPDGARLTMALEGFPHLALWSKPGAPFVCLEAWTGHGDPVGFSGDLADKPSMRLLAPGATDSVRMSLAFTPR; encoded by the coding sequence ATGATCACCCTCGTGCGGGACGGCCAGCGGGCCGTGGTCTCCCCTCTCGGCGCGGAGCTCAAAGCCTGGTCGGTGGACGGCAATGAGCTCCTCTGGCCGGGCGATGCCGCCTGGTGGAGCGCCTCGGCGCCGGTGCTCTTTCCCATCGTCGGCTGGGCGCGGGACGGCATGATCCGCGTCGACGGCGTGGCTCGCCCCATGGGCGTCCACGGCTTCGCCGCCGCCAGCCGGTTTCGACAGGTGGCCGGCGACGGAGCGGCCAGCACGCTGGAGCTCGGCGCCGACGACGCCACCTTCGCGATCTACCCGTTCCCCTTCCGGCTGAGCGTGACCCATGCGCTGACCGACGCCGGGCTCGTCACCGAGCTCGCCGTCGCCAACGAGGGCGACCGGCCCATGCCCTATGCGCTCGGCCTCCATCCCGGCTTCCGCTGGCCGCTGAGCGGCAATCGCCGGGCGGGGCACGCAGTGATCTTCGCCGAACCGGAGGAGCCGTCGGTCCCGGTCATCGCGCCCGGCGGCCTGTTCTCGCCCGAGCGCCGCCCGGTGCCGCTCGACGGCAGGGGCCTCGCCCTCACAGACGCGCTCTTCGCCGCGGAAGCGCTCTGCTTCCTCGGCGCGCGCAGCACGTCCTGGACCCTGGAGGCCCCGGACGGCGCGCGCCTCACCATGGCGCTGGAGGGCTTTCCGCATCTTGCGCTCTGGTCGAAGCCCGGCGCGCCCTTCGTCTGCCTGGAGGCCTGGACCGGGCACGGCGACCCCGTCGGCTTCTCCGGCGACCTCGCCGACAAGCCCTCCATGCGCCTCCTCGCTCCCGGCGCCACGGACAGCGTGCGGATGAGCCTCGCCTTCACGCCGCGCTGA
- a CDS encoding ABC transporter ATP-binding protein/permease, which produces MLTSLAPIWRLTVQCAWRPGGRFGIALFATIFALGLAGVHVTVRLIRWANDFYTALQKLDVPAATQQIGVFFVLVAVSAALNLSAAWLRKLLQIRWRQGLTDVVLDAWLSDKAYWHLRDRQENGLDNPDQRIADDCRIFVYRLTTEALELMTNLVALVSYVAILWSLSTFPLAFTLFGTEVSIARYMVWAAPLYVAISSGVTHWLGKPLIPLNVEQQKTEADFRFALARLRENGEAVAFARGEPAERRLFDLRFAAVADNWHRLMNRELVLGLFTRPYMQTVLRIPLFLALPAFLAGRLTFGGLMQIASAFQNVVTTLSWFIFSYRDLAELVATARRLDGFLADCGTAARGEGGIVRTSDASGRMAVRDLSLRAPDGRAILTMEDLAVSSGEVVWLSGASGRGKTTLARTLAALWMHGEGHVALPAGPGLFLAQQSYLPLGSLADAVTYPSHRDDIGDEAILAALAAVGLDRLAAPDRLDVAVALSGLSGGEKQRLMLARLVIHRPAWAVLDEPTSALDREAEAAVFAAVRAVLPATAFLVIAHRPPQGLGPVRRVDLDAAKPVQPPAALRISAA; this is translated from the coding sequence GTGCTCACCAGCCTCGCGCCCATCTGGCGGCTCACCGTCCAGTGCGCCTGGCGGCCCGGCGGCCGGTTCGGCATCGCACTCTTCGCCACCATCTTCGCCCTCGGGCTCGCGGGCGTGCACGTGACGGTGCGGCTGATCCGCTGGGCCAACGACTTCTACACCGCGCTGCAGAAGCTCGACGTGCCGGCGGCGACCCAGCAGATCGGCGTCTTCTTCGTCCTCGTCGCCGTCAGCGCGGCGCTCAATCTCTCCGCCGCCTGGCTGCGCAAGCTCCTGCAGATCCGCTGGCGGCAGGGTTTAACCGACGTCGTTCTCGACGCCTGGCTCAGCGACAAGGCCTACTGGCACCTGCGCGACCGTCAGGAGAACGGTCTCGACAACCCGGACCAGCGCATCGCCGACGATTGTCGCATCTTCGTCTACCGCCTGACGACGGAGGCGCTGGAGCTGATGACCAATCTCGTCGCCCTCGTCTCCTATGTCGCCATTCTCTGGTCGCTCTCCACCTTCCCCCTGGCCTTCACTCTGTTCGGAACTGAGGTCTCCATCGCCCGCTACATGGTCTGGGCCGCGCCGCTCTACGTGGCGATCTCCAGCGGGGTCACCCACTGGCTCGGCAAGCCGCTCATCCCGCTGAACGTCGAGCAGCAGAAGACCGAGGCGGATTTCCGCTTCGCGCTCGCGCGCCTGCGCGAGAACGGCGAGGCCGTCGCCTTCGCGCGCGGAGAGCCCGCCGAGCGGCGGCTCTTCGACCTGCGCTTCGCAGCGGTCGCCGACAACTGGCACCGGCTGATGAACCGCGAACTGGTGCTCGGCCTCTTCACCCGCCCCTATATGCAGACCGTGCTGCGCATCCCGCTGTTCCTGGCGCTGCCGGCCTTCCTCGCGGGGCGGCTCACCTTCGGGGGGCTGATGCAGATCGCCTCGGCCTTCCAGAACGTGGTGACGACGCTCTCCTGGTTCATCTTCTCCTATCGCGACCTCGCCGAACTCGTCGCCACGGCGCGGCGCCTCGACGGCTTCCTCGCCGATTGCGGCACCGCCGCGCGCGGCGAAGGCGGCATCGTCCGCACGTCGGATGCGAGTGGCCGGATGGCGGTGCGCGACCTCAGCCTCAGGGCGCCCGACGGCCGCGCCATCCTGACGATGGAGGATCTCGCGGTGTCGTCCGGCGAGGTGGTCTGGCTCAGCGGCGCTTCCGGGCGCGGCAAGACGACACTCGCCCGCACCCTCGCCGCCCTCTGGATGCACGGTGAGGGTCACGTCGCCCTGCCGGCGGGGCCGGGCCTGTTCCTGGCGCAGCAGAGTTACCTGCCGCTCGGCAGTCTCGCCGATGCCGTCACCTATCCCTCCCACCGCGACGACATCGGCGACGAGGCGATCCTCGCGGCCCTTGCAGCGGTCGGTCTCGACAGGCTCGCGGCGCCGGACCGGCTCGACGTCGCCGTCGCGCTGTCAGGGCTCTCCGGCGGCGAGAAGCAAAGGCTGATGCTGGCGCGGCTCGTCATCCACCGGCCGGCCTGGGCCGTGCTCGACGAGCCGACCAGCGCCCTCGACCGGGAGGCGGAGGCAGCGGTCTTCGCCGCGGTGCGGGCGGTGCTCCCGGCGACGGCCTTCCTCGTCATCGCCCACCGTCCTCCCCAGGGCCTCGGGCCGGTCCGCCGGGTCGATCTCGACGCGGCAAAGCCGGTGCAGCCGCCGGCGGCCTTGCGCATCAGCGCGGCGTGA
- a CDS encoding TonB-dependent hemoglobin/transferrin/lactoferrin family receptor has protein sequence MSRKGLAPFGATVSLVAMLAAWPVAAQQAAGSDEITVTATREERQRLDVPATVDVISRRQMEERQVRDIQDVVRYTPGVSVERVTSSTDPWKNLGGFTVRGMSGNRVAVTVDGARLIERITDGTRDLIDLPYMKSVEIMRGPASVLWGADALGGLVAFRTLDPQDLIRGNPRGWGARLSTSFDSFDRSIVKTGTAGIQITPVLQALVSLSHTTSLQPTYSTARADGGIWGCPATRSIPCNITDPFRAHRWNGFAKLVWNPVDDHEFRLAYERYNKTTITTQMWDFGVTSSGWVNGNYPRLQELERQRLTFSHAWTPGWGWIDAVRWNLTWSPQRRDLDSTRTQTGAAGTANAGQTRTVRDILNYSETFYQGDVQFTSRFDLGPSTHTLTYGFQGDVARTDYYRQSTTTNLTTGVSTTTIAGGFNFANATTVRADGYLQDEIRLLDGRWTITPGGRLATYRITPRLGAGYVIAPGAEPRELTSTRFIPQVGTLFKLTEVYSVYARYAEGFKMPTAQQLYMSLPGTSFNLIPNPGLKPESARVYEAGFRGRFERGWFSLGVFHSTYKDFIASLQQVPGTNDYTSLNLSSVVLWGIEGSAEYRLNDDLILNAGFSYQFGNQRATPTSAVTAFDAASPFNGMVGLRWFKREWNLDGEVIARFSAPVERASATTLYKPGGWFTLDTFVNWKPRENVTVRAGVQNIFDARYFQNLGTGTTYSIVPTTATAQQNPLELQVAPGRTFKTTLTVDF, from the coding sequence ATGTCTCGCAAGGGGTTGGCGCCGTTCGGCGCAACGGTTTCGCTCGTCGCCATGCTGGCGGCCTGGCCGGTGGCGGCGCAGCAGGCAGCCGGCAGCGATGAGATCACGGTCACCGCCACCCGCGAGGAGCGCCAGCGCCTCGACGTGCCGGCCACCGTCGACGTCATCTCCCGCCGCCAGATGGAGGAGCGCCAGGTCCGCGACATCCAGGACGTGGTGCGCTACACGCCCGGCGTTTCGGTGGAACGCGTCACCTCCTCCACCGATCCGTGGAAGAACCTCGGCGGCTTCACGGTGCGCGGCATGAGCGGCAACCGCGTCGCGGTCACCGTGGATGGCGCCCGTCTCATCGAGCGCATCACCGACGGCACGCGCGACCTCATCGACCTGCCCTACATGAAGTCGGTGGAGATCATGCGCGGGCCCGCCTCGGTGCTGTGGGGCGCCGACGCGCTGGGCGGCCTCGTCGCCTTCCGCACCCTCGACCCGCAGGACCTCATCCGCGGCAATCCGCGGGGATGGGGCGCGCGGCTCTCAACCAGCTTCGACAGTTTCGACCGGTCCATCGTCAAGACCGGCACCGCCGGCATCCAGATCACGCCGGTGCTGCAGGCCCTCGTCTCGCTCAGCCACACGACGTCGCTGCAGCCGACCTATTCCACCGCCCGTGCCGACGGCGGCATCTGGGGCTGCCCGGCGACCCGGTCCATCCCCTGCAACATCACCGATCCCTTCCGCGCCCATCGCTGGAACGGCTTTGCCAAGCTCGTCTGGAACCCGGTCGACGACCATGAATTCCGCCTCGCCTACGAGCGCTACAACAAGACGACGATCACCACGCAGATGTGGGATTTCGGCGTGACATCGTCCGGCTGGGTCAACGGCAACTATCCGCGGCTGCAGGAACTCGAGCGCCAGCGGCTGACCTTCTCCCACGCCTGGACTCCGGGCTGGGGCTGGATCGACGCGGTGAGGTGGAACCTCACCTGGTCGCCGCAGCGCCGCGACCTCGACAGCACGCGCACCCAGACGGGCGCGGCGGGCACCGCCAATGCCGGGCAGACCCGGACGGTGCGCGACATCCTGAACTACTCCGAGACCTTCTATCAGGGCGACGTGCAGTTCACCTCGCGCTTCGACCTCGGTCCCTCCACCCACACGCTGACCTACGGCTTCCAGGGGGACGTCGCCCGCACCGACTACTACCGCCAGAGCACGACGACCAACCTGACGACGGGGGTGAGCACCACCACCATCGCCGGCGGCTTCAACTTCGCCAATGCGACCACCGTGCGGGCGGACGGCTATCTGCAGGACGAGATCAGGCTCCTCGACGGGCGCTGGACGATCACACCGGGCGGTCGCCTCGCCACCTACCGCATCACGCCGCGCCTCGGTGCCGGCTATGTCATCGCGCCGGGCGCGGAGCCTCGCGAACTGACCTCGACGCGGTTCATTCCGCAGGTCGGCACCCTGTTCAAGCTGACCGAGGTCTATTCGGTCTATGCCCGCTATGCCGAGGGCTTCAAGATGCCGACGGCGCAGCAGCTCTACATGTCGCTGCCCGGCACCTCGTTCAACCTCATTCCCAATCCGGGTCTGAAACCGGAGAGCGCGCGGGTCTACGAGGCCGGCTTCCGCGGGCGCTTCGAGCGCGGCTGGTTCTCGCTCGGGGTGTTCCACTCGACCTACAAGGACTTCATCGCCAGCCTGCAGCAGGTGCCGGGGACGAACGACTACACCTCGCTCAACCTGTCGTCGGTGGTGCTCTGGGGCATTGAGGGCTCGGCCGAATACCGTCTCAACGACGACCTGATCCTCAATGCCGGCTTCTCCTACCAGTTCGGCAACCAGCGGGCGACGCCGACCTCCGCCGTCACCGCCTTCGACGCGGCGAGCCCGTTCAACGGCATGGTGGGCCTGCGCTGGTTCAAGCGCGAGTGGAACCTCGACGGCGAGGTCATCGCCCGCTTCTCCGCTCCCGTCGAACGCGCCAGCGCCACGACGCTCTACAAGCCGGGCGGCTGGTTCACCCTCGACACCTTCGTCAACTGGAAGCCGCGCGAGAACGTGACGGTGCGGGCGGGCGTGCAGAACATCTTCGACGCCCGCTATTTCCAGAACCTCGGCACGGGGACGACCTATTCCATCGTCCCGACGACGGCGACCGCCCAGCAGAATCCGCTGGAGCTGCAGGTCGCCCCCGGCCGCACCTTCAAGACCACCCTCACCGTCGACTTCTGA